A genomic window from Candidatus Andeanibacterium colombiense includes:
- a CDS encoding NTP transferase domain-containing protein, with protein MTDTRYTALVLAASRGNQDPLALAGGVSHKCFIDIAGQPMLRRVVASVWDSGRVKKIIVQIEPESMEEAKEILAPLGIDDKMVFTPSSTSIGASVFAAVEAFPEALPLVITTGDNALHTGPLVKYFCDELDKSDADGALGMTRAEVVLAEYPEGNRAFHRFRDGGYSSCNLYALLTPAGVQGAAVFNGGGQFGKKPKKLIGAFGLVAFLIYKSRLTKLSTFLGFLSRGLRFKTAAILIPFAVGPIDVDRQVDWDLANRIVAGREKP; from the coding sequence ATGACCGATACGCGTTACACCGCCCTCGTCCTCGCGGCGAGCCGGGGCAACCAGGACCCGCTCGCACTAGCCGGCGGCGTCAGCCACAAGTGCTTCATCGACATCGCCGGCCAGCCGATGTTGCGCCGTGTGGTCGCGAGCGTGTGGGACAGCGGCCGGGTCAAAAAGATCATCGTCCAGATCGAGCCCGAGAGCATGGAAGAGGCGAAGGAAATCCTCGCCCCGCTCGGGATCGACGACAAGATGGTGTTCACCCCGTCGAGCACCAGCATCGGCGCCAGTGTGTTCGCCGCGGTCGAGGCCTTCCCCGAGGCGCTGCCGCTGGTCATCACCACCGGCGACAATGCGCTGCACACCGGCCCGCTGGTGAAGTATTTCTGCGACGAGCTGGACAAGAGCGATGCCGACGGCGCGCTGGGCATGACCCGCGCCGAAGTGGTGCTGGCCGAATATCCCGAGGGCAACCGCGCGTTCCACCGCTTCCGCGACGGCGGCTATTCGAGCTGCAACCTCTATGCGCTGCTGACCCCTGCCGGGGTCCAGGGCGCCGCGGTGTTCAACGGCGGCGGCCAGTTCGGCAAGAAGCCCAAGAAGCTGATCGGCGCCTTCGGACTGGTTGCCTTCCTGATCTACAAGAGCCGCCTGACGAAACTTTCGACCTTCCTCGGCTTCCTGTCGCGCGGGCTGCGCTTCAAGACCGCGGCGATCCTGATCCCTTTCGCGGTCGGGCCGATCGACGTCGACCGGCAGGTCGACTGGGATCTCGCCAACCGGATCGTGGCCGGGCGCGAGAAGCCGTAG